The Phocoena phocoena chromosome 21, mPhoPho1.1, whole genome shotgun sequence genome includes a region encoding these proteins:
- the EIF4EBP1 gene encoding eukaryotic translation initiation factor 4E-binding protein 1, translated as MSSGSSCSQTPSRAIPATRRVVLSDGVHLPPGDYSTTPGGTLFSTTPGGTRIIYDRKFLMECRNSPVTKTPPRDLPTIPGVTSPVGHEPPTEASQDHLSSSPEDKPAGGEESQFEMDI; from the exons ATGTCCAGCGGCAGCAGCTGCAGCCAGACCCCAAGCCGGGCCATCCCCGCCACTCGCCGGGTGGTCCTCAGCGACGGCGTGCACCTGCCGCCCGGGGACTACAGCACCACCCCCGGCGGCACACTCTTCAGTACCACCCCGGGAG GTACCAGGATCATCTACGACCGGAAGTTCCTAATGGAGTGTCGGAACTCACCTGTGACCAAAACGCCCCCGCGGGACCTGCCCACCATTCCCGGGGTCACTAGCCCTGTGGGTCATGAGCCCCCTACAGAAGCCAGCCAGGACCACCTGAGCAGCAGCCCAGAGGACAAGCCGGCGGGCG GTGAAGAGTCACAGTTTGAGATGGACATTTAA